In Arcobacter sp. CECT 8983, a single window of DNA contains:
- a CDS encoding DNA cytosine methyltransferase has product MKYNCIDFFCGCGGLSLGFKQAGFNIIMGIDSDENAIKTYNKNFNNVGYRLDVLDVNGKEILKKLPKDTKVDVLIGGPPCQGFSAANQWTKDNDDDRNKLVLYYAKHIEYLEPKMFLVENVKGMLAPSKVHIKDQILKIFDKIGYTIHGPEILNAADYLVPQKRERVFFIGTKKGYNFKFPEKKDIKYTVKDAISDLYIFEDKQDDEPIKHKLKTESVYQKLIRENSEIVYNHHPKLPAEITQLKISHVPQGGNWKDIPLDVIGNNRSNRHSSAYKRLSEKEPSITIDTGNAHSNYFHPLFNRIPSVREAARLQSFPDTFIFEGPRGSQYRQVGNAVPPLLSKAIAEEFMKSLGNYNE; this is encoded by the coding sequence TTGAAATATAATTGTATTGATTTTTTTTGCGGATGTGGTGGTTTAAGTTTAGGTTTTAAACAAGCTGGGTTTAACATAATTATGGGAATTGATTCTGATGAAAATGCCATAAAAACATATAATAAGAATTTTAATAATGTTGGCTATAGACTTGATGTTTTAGATGTTAATGGTAAAGAAATTTTAAAAAAACTTCCAAAAGATACAAAAGTAGATGTACTAATTGGTGGTCCTCCTTGTCAAGGATTTTCAGCTGCAAATCAATGGACAAAAGATAATGACGATGATAGAAATAAGTTGGTTTTATATTATGCCAAACATATCGAATACTTAGAACCAAAAATGTTTTTAGTTGAAAATGTGAAAGGAATGCTAGCCCCGTCAAAAGTTCATATAAAAGATCAAATTTTAAAAATATTTGATAAAATTGGTTACACTATACATGGTCCAGAAATACTAAATGCCGCAGATTATTTAGTGCCACAAAAAAGAGAAAGAGTATTTTTTATTGGAACAAAGAAAGGTTACAACTTTAAATTCCCAGAAAAAAAAGACATTAAATATACTGTAAAAGATGCTATTTCTGATTTATATATTTTTGAAGATAAACAAGATGATGAACCAATTAAACATAAATTGAAAACTGAAAGTGTTTATCAAAAGTTAATAAGAGAAAATTCTGAAATTGTATATAATCATCATCCAAAACTTCCTGCTGAAATTACACAACTTAAAATTAGTCATGTACCTCAAGGTGGTAATTGGAAAGATATACCACTAGATGTAATAGGGAATAATAGAAGTAATAGACATTCTAGTGCATATAAAAGATTAAGTGAAAAAGAACCTTCAATAACTATAGATACAGGCAATGCTCATTCAAACTATTTTCATCCTCTATTTAATAGAATACCTTCTGTAAGAGAAGCTGCTAGACTACAATCATTCCCTGATACTTTTATTTTTGAAGGACCGAGGGGTAGTCAATATAGGCAAGTTGGAAATGCAGTTCCTCCCCTATTATCAAAAGCTATCGCTGAAGAATTTATGAAATCATTAGGGAATTACAATGAATAA
- a CDS encoding DNA cytosine methyltransferase encodes MNKIDLFCGCGGLSLGFKQAGFNNLFSIDFWPDAIETYNHNMPNSNAYCECLDEDIVEKLDKYYNGEEIHTIIGGPPCQGFSTVGTNRLGKRDVEDPRNYLYQHFLKFVKHHRPYCVLIENVKGMKTLDKGRYLNHIISEIKEMGYNVKYEILNASEYGVPQSRYRLFIVGYLMDNFEFPKPVDYKVTTSEAISDLPSLDVYSDLKDCPTSFVYSKKLTDYQVLLKGKSKLIFNHEPTNHTEQTKDIISKIKDGGRITDLPEEYWNIRKYNKSFQRMNSCEPSHTIDTGHRNYFHYKENRVPSVRECARIQSFPDNFIFLKSKTSQYKQVGNAVPPILANKLAIQIKKYIELEDIEKLREKRKKLIKG; translated from the coding sequence ATGAATAAAATTGATTTATTTTGTGGATGTGGTGGATTAAGTTTAGGGTTTAAACAAGCTGGATTTAATAATTTATTTTCAATTGATTTTTGGCCTGATGCAATTGAAACTTATAATCATAATATGCCAAATTCAAATGCATATTGTGAATGTCTTGATGAAGATATAGTGGAAAAATTAGATAAATATTACAATGGAGAAGAAATACATACAATAATTGGAGGACCACCTTGTCAAGGATTCTCAACTGTTGGGACTAATAGGTTAGGGAAAAGAGATGTTGAAGACCCAAGAAATTACTTATATCAACACTTTTTAAAATTTGTTAAACATCATAGACCTTATTGCGTTTTAATTGAAAATGTAAAAGGTATGAAAACTTTAGATAAAGGTAGATACTTAAATCATATAATTTCTGAAATAAAAGAAATGGGTTATAACGTAAAATATGAGATTTTAAATGCATCAGAATATGGAGTACCTCAAAGTAGATATAGACTCTTTATTGTTGGTTATTTGATGGATAATTTTGAATTCCCAAAGCCTGTAGATTATAAAGTTACAACTAGTGAAGCTATCTCTGACTTACCAAGTTTAGATGTATATTCAGATTTAAAAGATTGTCCAACCAGTTTTGTATATTCTAAGAAGTTAACTGATTATCAAGTCCTTTTAAAAGGAAAATCAAAACTAATTTTTAATCACGAACCTACAAATCATACTGAACAAACAAAAGATATAATATCAAAAATTAAAGATGGTGGAAGAATAACAGATTTACCAGAAGAATATTGGAATATTAGAAAATATAACAAGTCTTTTCAAAGAATGAACAGTTGTGAACCATCACATACAATAGATACAGGTCACAGAAATTACTTTCATTATAAAGAAAATAGAGTACCTTCTGTGAGAGAATGTGCAAGAATACAATCTTTTCCTGATAATTTTATTTTTTTAAAATCTAAAACTAGTCAATATAAACAAGTAGGAAATGCTGTACCTCCAATATTAGCAAATAAATTGGCTATTCAAATCAAAAAATATATTGAACTTGAAGATATTGAGAAATTGAGAGAAAAAAGAAAAAAACTGATTAAAGGTTAA